CGGGGGGAGGCTCGCGGTGCGGCGCTCGAACTCCGGCGGCCCGCCGATCTCGGCGACGGGCAGCGGCGGCGGGGCGGGCAGCGCCGCGATCCGCTCCCGCCAGTACGCGGCGGACGCGTCGCTGCGGGCGTCCCGCGCGGCCCGCACGCAGGCCGCGAAGTCGATCCCGGGCTCGGGGAGCGGCACGTCCGGGCGCTCGTAGAAGTGCCGCACCTCCCGGTCGACGATCCAGTAGCTGCCCGCGTCGCAGATCAGCACGTCCACGCCGATGAACAGGCGCGTCCGTCCGCCCGGCAGGCGCGCCGCGCGGATCTGCACGAGCGGCCAGCGGTCCGGCGGCCCCGCGTCGCGCGACACGCGGTCGCGGAGCCGCGCGAGCCGTTCGGCGCGGCGCGGCTCGTCCGTCCCGGTCAGGTCGGTGACGCGGATCCGGTACGGCGGCACGTGGTCGAGGACCTTCAGCCGCCCCTGCGGGGTGACGATCGCGCGCAGCATCGGGTGCCGCGCGATGACCTCCCGCCACGCGTTCTCGTACCGGGGCAGGTCGAGATCGGGGCAGTCGTACTCGAGGTAGAAGTGGCAGGGGATGCGGCCGAGCGCGTAACCGCCGGTGCGCCCGACCCAGTACGCGTGCTGGACGCGCGTCATGGGGAACGTCCCGTCCGGTGCCCGTTCGGGTTCGGGTTCGGGCGCCGGGGCGGGTTCCGGGGCGGGTTCCGGGGTGGGTTCCGGGGTGGGGCGTCCGTCGGGGAGCAGCGCGGCGAGGCCGCCGACGGTGGGACGGTCGAGGAGGTCGCGCAGCCGCAGCTCCGCGCCGGTCGTGTCGCGCAGCGCCCGCAGCATCCGGGTGGCGAGCAGCGAATGCCCGCCGAGCACGAAGAAGTCGTCGTCCGGGCGGGTGACCGCGACGCCGAGCAGCTCCGTCCACAGGTCCGCGACGCGTTGCTCCGCCGCGCCCAGTCCGGCGCCGCCGCCGTCCGGGACGGCCGCGACCGGCTCGGCGTACGCGGCGCGCGCGGCGCGTTCCCGCAGGTCGGTGCTCGACACGGCGACGACGGGCGGTCTCGGTCGGGACGCCAGCACCCGGTCGAGCGCCGGCATCCCGACCGCCTCGCTCAGCGCGTACGGGAGCCGGACGGTCTCCGCCCGCCACACGTCCCACTGCACGCTGACCCACCGCGTCGGGCCCGCCGCCTCCGCCTCCGCGAACGCGTCCATGAACCGGTTCGCGGCGCAGTACGCGCCCATGCCGATGCCGCCGACGAGCCCGCCGACCGACGACATCAGCACGACGGCGCGCGGCCGCCGCTCGTCCGGCAGCCGCTCGATCGCGGCGCGCAGCGCGAGCGTCCCGGCGACCTTGGCCCGCACGTGCCCGGCGACCTGCGCGGACTCGGTGCTCCGCAGCGGCTCGGGGGCCGCCGACGCCGCCGCGCCCGCCGCGTGGACGACGAGCGCGAGCGGCCCGCCGCCGGACAGTTCGGCCAGCAGCCGCGCGGTGCCGTCGGCGTCGGCCGCGTCGAGCCGCCGCACCTCGACGCCCGGAGGCGCCGCCGCGTCCGTCCGTCCGCGCGTGGTCACGACGACGCGCAGGCCGCGCCGGGACAGGTGCGCGGCGACGGCCCGCCCGACGTCGCCGAGCCCGCCCGTGATCAGCGCGACCCGCGCGCCGCCGGTGTCGGGCGCCTGGCCGGCCGGGCGCCAAGGGGCGAGGTCGCGGACCCAGCGGGTGCCGTTCCGCACGGCCGTCTCGGCGCCCGACCCGCCCGACACCAGGTCGGCGAGCTCGGCGAGGACGACCGCGCCGGGTTCGGCCGCCGCGTCCAGGTCGACGACGCGCCACCGCACGCCCCGCTGTTCCTGCGCGAGGACGCGCGGCAGCGCGTGCACGGCGGCGGCACCGGGCACGGGACGATCGCCGCCCGCGACCCGCTGCGCCGCCCGCGTCACCTGCAACAACACCCCGGCGGGCCGCTCCCTGCCGAAGAACCGCCGCGCCAGCTCCGCGTAGCGCAGGACGTCCGTGGTGACCTTCTCCGCGCCGTCCGGCTCCGCCGGGCCCGCCGTGCGAGTGCTTCCTCCCGCCGCATCCGACCGCCCCGGACGGGCGTGCCCGCTGTCGGCGACCGCCGGTTCGGCCGCGGAAGCGTCCGGGAGGACGATCACGCCCGTCCATGCCACGTCCGGACGGTCGTCGGCCTCGGCCATCGAGGCGGCGTCGGCGCCCGCGTCCGTCAGCGCCCGCACCATCGCGGACGCCTCGTCGTCGGGGCCCGCGACGATCCACGAGCCGCCGAGCGCGGACGGCGCGTCCAGCGGAGGGACCTGCCGCCACACGGGGACCTGCAGGGGTTCGGTCTCGTCCGGCAGGTCGTCGCCGGACGGACGGGACGGCGCCGCGGGTTCGGCGGGCGGGTCGATCCACAACCGGCGGCGCAGGAACGCGTGGCCGGGTGCGGCGACGCGGCGGCGTCCGGGCCGGTGCATGGCCGCGAAGTCGACGTCGACGCCGTGCGCCCACAGGTTCCCGGCGGCCTCGAACAGTGCGGCGAGGCCGTCGCCGTCGGCGAGCGTGGGCAGCGCGGGCAGGCCGAGGCGGCGCGCGAGCGCGGCGAGCGCGGTGCCGGGGCCGACGTGCACGACGACCGTCCCGGGTCCGGCGGCGGCGCGCAGCGCGGCGGAGAACCGGACGGGCTCGCGGAGTTGCCGCACCCAGTGTTCGGGGTCGCCGGGTTCGCCGTCCAGCCGGGTGCCGGTGAGCGTGCTGACGAGCGGGACGCGCGGCGGGGCGGCGCGGAGTCCGGCGGCGGCGCGGCGCAGCCGGGGGAGCGCGGGGTCGATCAGCCGGGAGTGCGCGGCGACGTCGAACCGGAGGAGGGACGAGTCGAGGCCGTCGCGGCGCAGGTCGGCGGCGAGGGCGTCGACGGCGGGCCGGGGCCCGGACACCACGCACGCGTCCGGCCCGTTGACGACGGCGAGGTCGAGGTCCGGGTGGTCGCGCAGCCGCGCGGCGGCCGCGTCCTCGCCCAGCGGGACGGCGAGCATCACGCCCTCGCCCGCGACCTCCGTCATGGCGCGGCAGCGGACGGCGAGGAGCGGCGCGACGTCCGCGACGTCCAGCGCCCCGGCGGCGACGGCGGCGGTGTACTCGCCGGCGCTGTGCCCGAGGACGGCGCCCGGCCGCACGCCCCACGACGCGAGCAGCCGCGCGGTCGCCAGCGACACCGCGAACAGGGCGGGCAGCCCGTGCAGCGGCGTCTCGATCTTGCCCTCGGCGCCGCGGATCACCGCGCGGACGTCGAAGCCGAGGTGCGGCGCGAGGAGTTCGGCGCACTCGTCCACGCAGGTCGCGAACACCGGTTCGGCGTCGTAGAGGGCGGCGCCCATGCCGACGCGGGCGTTGCCGCCGCCGGGGAACGCGAACACCAGGCGCGGCGGCCCCGCGACCGGCCCGGCCGGGGCGGCGGCCGCCCGCAGGGCGTCGGCCCGCGGCGGGACCGCGAGCCGGTACGGCAGGTGCCGGCGGCCCCGCTGCAGCGTGTGCGCGAGGTCGGCGGCGTCCAGAGGCTCGGCGGCGACCCGCCCGGCCACCTGCCCGGACGCGGCCGGGGGCTCGCGGTCGAGCCGGTCGGCGAGGGCGTTCGCGGTCGCGGTGAGCGCGGCGGGCGACACGGCCGACAGGACGATCGGGTGCGGCCGCGGATCGGGGTCCGCGCGCGGGCGCTCCGGCGCGGGCCCCACGACGACGTGCGCGTTCGTCCCGCCGATCCCGAACGAGCTGACGCCCGCGAGGCGCGGCCCGTCCCACGCGCGGGTGCGGGTCACGACGTCGAACGGGGAGCCGTCCAGGCCGAGGAGCTCGTTGACGGGCGCCGCGTGCAGCGACGCGGGCAGCACCCCGGCGCGGACCGCCAGGACCGTCTTGATGAACGACGCGATCCCGGCGGCCGTGTTCGCGTGGCCGATGTTGCCCTTCACCGACCCGAGCCCGCACCACGCGGGCCCGTCCCCGAACACCCGGCGCAGCGCGGCGACCTCGATGGGGTCGCCGAGCCGCGTCCCGGTCCCGTGCGCCTCGACGTACCCGACGTCCCGCGGGGCGGCCCCGGCGATCGCGAGGGCCTCCGCGACCACGCGCGCCTGCCCCCCGACGGACGGCGCGGTGAACCCCGTCCGGTCGGCGCCGTCGTTGCCGACGGCCGAGCCGTGCACGACGGCCAGCACCGGGTCGCCGTCGTCGAGGGCGTCCCGGAGGCGGCGCAGCACGACCGTCCCGACGCCCTGCGAGTACACGATGCCGGTGCCCTCGGCGGAGAACGGCCGGACGCGCCCGTCCCGCGAGTAGATGCCGTCCGGCGTGAACAGGTGCCCGCGGCCCTGCGGCACGATCAGCGACACGCCGCCCGCGAGCGCGGTGTCGCACTCCCCGGCGAGCAGCGCCTGGACGGCCAGGTGGACGGCGACGAGCGACGTCGAGCACGCGGTGTTCACGGCGGTCGCCGGGCCGGTCAGCCCGAACCGGTACGCGGCCTGTGCGGGCATGTAGTCCGGCTGCGTCGCGATGGCGGCGAGCAGGCTGGCCGCCGGATCGGCGCCGCCGCCCGTCGGGTCCCAGCGCCCGGCGAGGTTCCCCGCCAGGTAAGCGCTCTGGGACGAGCCCGCGAACACGCCGACCGAGCCCGCGCCGGTCCCGCCGCCGTGGCCCGCCCGTTCCAGCGCCCGCCAGCAGCATTCGAGGAACAGCCGGTGCTGCGGGTCGAGCAGCGCGGCCTCGGCGTCGGCCAGCCCGAACGGTTCGGGGTCGAACAGGTCCTGGCCGTCGATCAGGCCCGCGACCGGCACGTAGTCGGGGTCGCGGCGCAGCCGCCGCGGGACCCCGGCCGCCGCCAGCTCGTCGTCGGTGCGGCGGGTGAGTCCTTCGCGTTCGCCGGTGAGGAGGTCCCAGAACGCGTCGGTGTCGGGCGCGCCGGGGAACTTGCAGGCCAGCCCGGTGACGGCGACGAGGCTCATCGGGCGACCCCCTCGGACGCGCGCCGCGCCCGCAGCCGCGCCGCCGCCCGATCGGACGGGACGTCCCGTGGTGCGGGGACGTCCGGTGGTGCGGGGACGTCCGGTGGTGCGGGGACGTCCGGTGGTGCGGGGGTTTCGTGGTGCCGTGCGGCGATGTACGCGGCGAGGCGCCGCACGGTCGGGTGGGCGAACATGTCGACGACGGCCAGGTCCGGGGCGAGGAGTTCGTGCAGCCGCCCGTGGGCGCGCACGAGGACGAGCGACGTCGCGCCGAGCTGGAAGAACGGTGTGGTCGGGTCGATGTGCACGCCTTCGAGGAGTTCGCCGAGCACGTCCGCGATGACCCGTTCGGTGTCCGGGTTCGTCGCGGGCGGGGCGGGCGCGACGGGCGGTGGCGGCGCCGGTGCCTCGTCCGTCGCGGCCAGCTCGATCAGCGCGTCCGGCGTGAGGCGCTCGGCGAGGGCGAGGCCGTCGCCCGCCGCCGCGGCCCGCAGCCGTTCGGACCACAGCCCCGCCGCCGCGAGCGCCCGCGCCGGGGGCAGGGCCCCGGCGCCGATCCGGAGCGTGACCTCGAGACCGTCCTGCCCGGCGCGCCGGAGCAGCGCGGCCAGGCCGTCCTCGGGTGCGGGCGATGCCGATTCCGCTTCCCGGACGGGCGCGGCCTCCGACGCCCGGACGGGCGGTGCCGCCTCCGGACGCCGGTACGGGTTCGGCAGCGCCTGGTAGTCGACCTTGCCGTTCGCCGTGACCGGGAACCCGTCGACGCGCACGAACCGGCTCGGCACCATGTACTCGGGGACGCGTTCGCGCAGGTGGTCGGCGAGCCGGTCGTCCGGCGGCGCGTCCGGGCCCGCGACGAACGCGACCAGCCGCGGCCGCCCGTCCGGTCCCGGCACCGACAGCGCCACCGAGTGCCGGACGCCCGGCGCGCGGTCCAGCACCGACTCCACCTCGCCGAGCTCGATGCGATGCCCGCGGATCTTCACCTGCCGGTCGAGACGGCCCAGGAACTCGATCGTGCCGTCGGTCCGCCAGCGCCCGAGGTCGCCCGTCCGGTACAGGCGGCCGAGGACCGGGTCGGTGACGAACCGTTCCGCCGTCTGCCGCTCGTCGCCCACGTAGCCGCGGGCCAGCCCGTCCCCGCCGATGTGCAGCTCACCGGGCGTCCCGACCGGGACCGGGCGGCCCCGCTCGTCCAGGATGCCGAACGACTGGCCGCGCAGCGCCCGCCCGTACGGGATGCTCGGCCAGTCCGGATCGACCTCCCCGATCGGATGGCAGATCGACCAGATCGACGCCTCCGTCGCGCCGCCGAGGCTGACCACCAGCGCGTCCGGCGCGAGCGCCCGCACCCGGTCGGGCAGCGTGATCGGGATCCAGTCGCCCGACAGGAACACGATCCGCAGCGGCGCCAGCGCCCGCCGCGCCCGCGCGGGCTCGATCTCCGTGTACTCGACGAGCATCTCCAGCAGCGCGGGCGCCGTGTTCCACACGGTCACGCGGTGGCGTTCGAGGAGGTCGAGCCAGTGCCCGGGGTCGCGCTGCCGGTCCGCGTCCGGCAGGACGAGTGCCGCGCCCGCCCCCATCACGCCGAACACGTCGTGCACCGACAGGTCGAAGCTGAACGCCGACAGCCCCAGCACCCGGTCGTCCGGGTGCAGCGGGAACCGGTCGACGAGGTCGTCGATCGTGGTCCGCGCCGCGCGGTGCTCGATCGCGACGCCCTTCGGGCGGCCGGTCGAACCGGACGTGAAGATGACGTAGGCGAGGTCGTCCGGGCGGGGACGGTCCGGCGTCGTTCCGGTGGCGTCGCTTTCGAGGGACGGCAGGGCGTGCAGGCGCACCCCGTCCGGCCACGCGCCGGCGGACGCGTCCGGGACCACGGCGTGGACGATCCCGGCCTGCGCGCACACGGCCGCGACCCGCTCCGCGGGCCACCCGGGCTCGACCGGAACATATCCGGCGCCCGACGCGCAGACGCCCAGCAGCGCCGCGACCTGCTCGACGCCCTTCTCGAACGCGACCGCGACCAGGTCGCCCGGGCCGACGCCGTGCCCGGCGAGCGCCGCCCCGATCCGGTCCGCCCGCGCGGCCAGTTCGCCGTGCGTCACCTCCCGGCCGGACGCGTCGAGCAAAGCCGCGTCGCCCGGGGCCTTCGCGGCCGCCGCGCGCAGCGGATCGTCCAGGAGCGGGCCCGCGTCGCCGAAGGGACGGACGTCCAGGGGTTCGGCGGGCAGGAAGGACGGGTCCCAGCCGAGCGCGGGATCGGTCCAGGCGGAGTCGTCCGTCGCGAGGAGCCGCAGCAGCCGCAGGTGGGCGTCCCGCATCCCGGCCGCGAACCCGTCCGGGAGCAGCCCCTCGACCGCGTCCCACGCGACCCGCAGCCGCCCGCCCTCGTCGTGCACGATGTGGTCGAGCGCGACCTGCGGCGTCTGCGACACCCCGAACACCTCGTCGCCGATCCACGCCGCCGGAGCCTCGTCCCGTCCCGACAGCCCGATGCCGCTGGTGAACACGACCGGATGCACCGGCGTGAGGCCGCCGTCCCGCGTCGCCTCGACGCCCGCGACGGCCCGATGGTCCATGTCCGTCCAGAACCGCCGGTTGACGCGCGCGGCGAACGCCGCGAAACCGTCCGCGTCCCGCGGGTCCGGCTCGGGGATCTCGACCAGGATCGTCGAGGTGAAGTCGCCGACCAGATGCGCCAGCTCCGGCTCGTCGGGCCGGTCGAACAGCGTCGTGTTCAGCGCGAACGGACCATCGGCGCCCGCACCCCAGCGGGCCAGCACGAACCCGAACGCCGCCAGCAGCACCCCGGTCGGGCTCAGCCCCCGCGCGGCCGCCCGCTCGCGCAGCCCCGCCCACTCGTCCGCGCCCAGCTCGGCCGGCCACCGCCGGAACCGGTGCCGCCGGACGTCCGCGAGATCGGCCGTCCACGGCAGCGCGGGCCCCGGCGGCAGCGCCCGCGCCGCCCAGTACGCCCGGTCGCGCTCCCGCCGCGCCTCCTCGGCGGGATCCGCCGCCCGGCGCCGCACCAGCTCGGGGAACGTCACGGGCGCCGCGGGAAGCTCGACGTCCGGATCGTCGACCAGCGCGCCCCATTCCGCGATGACCTGCATCCAGCCCGCGAGATCGAGTGCCAGGACGTCCACGCCCACGAACAGGCGCGTTCGCCCATCCGGGAGGAACGCGGCCGCGATGTCGAACAGGGGCCACGTGTCGGCCGGCCGAACCTGGTGCGATCGGGCCGCGCGCATCTCCGCGAGCCGCGGATCCACCTCGTGGGGCGCGGCGTCCCGCAGGTCCTCGACGGCGAACTCGTACGGGTGCGGTCGCTCGACGATCGTCTGCAGGCCGTCCCGCCCGACGACCATCCGCAGCATCGGGTGATGCAGGACGAGACGGTTCCATGCCTGCATCAGCCGATCGAGGTCGGTTTCCGGGTCGTTCGAGCCGTTCGAGGTCGCTGCGGGCCGCCGGTCGAACTCGCGGTAGTAGAACGTCGCGACGCCCCCGAGCGGGAAACCGTCGTTCCGTCCGATCCAGTACGCGGTCTGCAGCGGCGTGAGGGGGAACCCGGTCGATCGTCCGGTGTCGTCCGCGAGGTCGGGACGGGACGCGCGGTCCGAGGCGTCGGCGTCCGGGACGGCCGAGCCGCCGCCGACGCTCGGCGCCTCGACGTCGTCCGGGAAATCGGGGGACGGCGACGGCGGGGTTCCGGCGGCGATGGCGCGGGCGGTCGCGTCGCCGAGGAACGCCGCCATCGGCAGTTCGAGCCCGAGGTCGCCGAGCCGGCGCCGCAGCCGGACGGCCGTGAACGACTCGAGGCCGAGCCGGGTGAGCGCGGTGTCGGGGTCGACCGCCGTCAGGGGGAGGCCGAGCACCTCCGCGACGGTCTCCACCACTTCGTCGACGGACAGGGACGCGGGGGGTGCCTCGCGCATGGTTCTCCTTCGCTCGCCCGACGTAACGCCCTAATGCGGGCGATAGCGATAATCATTATCATAACCACCCGTCACGTCGATGAAGGAGCCGCGAACCGGCCCGGGGCGTCGGTCGCCGAGGGCAGGGAAGGAGGGGGAAGGCTGAAACGAGCGCCGACGAGATCGCCGGTGAGCGAGGCCGATGGATCAACGTCGCCTATCGGCTGCCCGCGAAGCCGCACGTGCTGGGCTCGGCGCGGGCCCTGCCGCAACGACCGTGAGCACGGAAGGGTCAGCCGAGTTCGGCTGCCAGTTTCTCCATCTGGTCTCTTCTGGAGAGCCAGCCCGCCGGGTCGCCGACGTTGCCCGAGACGGTCACTTCGACCGAGGGGGCCCACGCGGCGGCGGCGCGCTCGATGGACTTCCAGTCCGGTCGCCAGCCGTTGTGGCTGCCGCCCTCGGTGTAGACGGTCACGGCGGGTCCCTCCGCGCTCGCTCGGACCCTGTCGACGAGGTCGCGCACCCGGTCTCCGAGCGCCGGATCGAGCGACGCGTGGCGCAGGCCGTCCTCGAGGCGCCGGTACATAGGCGCGAACGCTCCCGGCACACCGTCCTTGACGCGGATGCCGACACGGGGCTGGGTGAGGGTGCCGAACACCACGATCTCCGCCACGTCCTGCCATGGCACGAACTGCGGAACGGTGGACCAGGGTCGGCCGGCCATATGGACGCCCCGGGCGTCCAGGCGCAACGCGATCCACCGGCTGCGCCACATCCGGCGCAGCTGCACGCCCGCCAGCACCGCGAACACGGCCGCCTCGCCGAGCAGCATCACCAGGAACGGCCAGGGATTCGCCGACTCGTCCGCCATGCCGATCCCGAAGACGGCGGGGAGGACGAGCATCAGCAGCAGAAGGAGCAGCTGCAGAACCGGCCACATCCGCACCGTGTAGGGCGCCGCGGCATCGACTTCAGGCATGATCCGCTCGCTCTCGTCGGTGCCGCGCCCGGCCGAAGGACCCGCATATCGTCCCAGGTGCCTCTCCGCCTGCCAAGGGGCAGCGGAGGAATCGTCCGGATCGGTGGCGTTCCGCGCGGGAACGCGAACGGGCCCCGGGCGTGATGCCCGGGGCCCGTTAGCCGAACCG
The nucleotide sequence above comes from Actinomadura algeriensis. Encoded proteins:
- a CDS encoding type I polyketide synthase produces the protein MSLVAVTGLACKFPGAPDTDAFWDLLTGEREGLTRRTDDELAAAGVPRRLRRDPDYVPVAGLIDGQDLFDPEPFGLADAEAALLDPQHRLFLECCWRALERAGHGGGTGAGSVGVFAGSSQSAYLAGNLAGRWDPTGGGADPAASLLAAIATQPDYMPAQAAYRFGLTGPATAVNTACSTSLVAVHLAVQALLAGECDTALAGGVSLIVPQGRGHLFTPDGIYSRDGRVRPFSAEGTGIVYSQGVGTVVLRRLRDALDDGDPVLAVVHGSAVGNDGADRTGFTAPSVGGQARVVAEALAIAGAAPRDVGYVEAHGTGTRLGDPIEVAALRRVFGDGPAWCGLGSVKGNIGHANTAAGIASFIKTVLAVRAGVLPASLHAAPVNELLGLDGSPFDVVTRTRAWDGPRLAGVSSFGIGGTNAHVVVGPAPERPRADPDPRPHPIVLSAVSPAALTATANALADRLDREPPAASGQVAGRVAAEPLDAADLAHTLQRGRRHLPYRLAVPPRADALRAAAAPAGPVAGPPRLVFAFPGGGNARVGMGAALYDAEPVFATCVDECAELLAPHLGFDVRAVIRGAEGKIETPLHGLPALFAVSLATARLLASWGVRPGAVLGHSAGEYTAAVAAGALDVADVAPLLAVRCRAMTEVAGEGVMLAVPLGEDAAAARLRDHPDLDLAVVNGPDACVVSGPRPAVDALAADLRRDGLDSSLLRFDVAAHSRLIDPALPRLRRAAAGLRAAPPRVPLVSTLTGTRLDGEPGDPEHWVRQLREPVRFSAALRAAAGPGTVVVHVGPGTALAALARRLGLPALPTLADGDGLAALFEAAGNLWAHGVDVDFAAMHRPGRRRVAAPGHAFLRRRLWIDPPAEPAAPSRPSGDDLPDETEPLQVPVWRQVPPLDAPSALGGSWIVAGPDDEASAMVRALTDAGADAASMAEADDRPDVAWTGVIVLPDASAAEPAVADSGHARPGRSDAAGGSTRTAGPAEPDGAEKVTTDVLRYAELARRFFGRERPAGVLLQVTRAAQRVAGGDRPVPGAAAVHALPRVLAQEQRGVRWRVVDLDAAAEPGAVVLAELADLVSGGSGAETAVRNGTRWVRDLAPWRPAGQAPDTGGARVALITGGLGDVGRAVAAHLSRRGLRVVVTTRGRTDAAAPPGVEVRRLDAADADGTARLLAELSGGGPLALVVHAAGAAASAAPEPLRSTESAQVAGHVRAKVAGTLALRAAIERLPDERRPRAVVLMSSVGGLVGGIGMGAYCAANRFMDAFAEAEAAGPTRWVSVQWDVWRAETVRLPYALSEAVGMPALDRVLASRPRPPVVAVSSTDLRERAARAAYAEPVAAVPDGGGAGLGAAEQRVADLWTELLGVAVTRPDDDFFVLGGHSLLATRMLRALRDTTGAELRLRDLLDRPTVGGLAALLPDGRPTPEPTPEPAPEPAPAPEPEPERAPDGTFPMTRVQHAYWVGRTGGYALGRIPCHFYLEYDCPDLDLPRYENAWREVIARHPMLRAIVTPQGRLKVLDHVPPYRIRVTDLTGTDEPRRAERLARLRDRVSRDAGPPDRWPLVQIRAARLPGGRTRLFIGVDVLICDAGSYWIVDREVRHFYERPDVPLPEPGIDFAACVRAARDARSDASAAYWRERIAALPAPPPLPVAEIGGPPEFERRTASLPPDAWAALRAESARRGLTPTSVLLTAYAETLARWSGADRFALTLTLFDRPPIHPDVDRVVGDFTSLLLHEIDRRGTATFAERARAVRERLFTDLDHRAHPVLDTLAETSGRAVPVVFTSALGLEDLVGGEPDLQWVGEQVHAVSRTPQTWLDHQALVQRGELLLQWDAVRDLLPAAEVDAAFAAYAARVRRLAEDPSTWDEPDAPSPVDGPAPVDGPAPVDGPAPVDGPAPATGPVRAGGGGQQARRVLVPLRDGTGERTLFLLHPSGGDVMCYAELSRLLDERFSVVGITDPAFADVAAPDGVDGLAGLYRDAIRSRAPRGPYLLGGWSMGGSLGQEVACGLAADGERVGLLVMLDSNDPSYITPMPGDAEAETTGDTEAETTGDAEAEATVRMLGALEAFLGADLGVGDGADRAALRALPAGRRRAEAAGRLRAHGLLGRGEDVGDRIAVFARHLRGLAGHTPRRLADPATVTLVVRAARRAERNSGIGMGVDDTPPGLPDLGWSRHLAAAPVVRDADADHYGLLRPPALGPIAAHLNEALDRIDS
- a CDS encoding non-ribosomal peptide synthetase; this encodes MREAPPASLSVDEVVETVAEVLGLPLTAVDPDTALTRLGLESFTAVRLRRRLGDLGLELPMAAFLGDATARAIAAGTPPSPSPDFPDDVEAPSVGGGSAVPDADASDRASRPDLADDTGRSTGFPLTPLQTAYWIGRNDGFPLGGVATFYYREFDRRPAATSNGSNDPETDLDRLMQAWNRLVLHHPMLRMVVGRDGLQTIVERPHPYEFAVEDLRDAAPHEVDPRLAEMRAARSHQVRPADTWPLFDIAAAFLPDGRTRLFVGVDVLALDLAGWMQVIAEWGALVDDPDVELPAAPVTFPELVRRRAADPAEEARRERDRAYWAARALPPGPALPWTADLADVRRHRFRRWPAELGADEWAGLRERAAARGLSPTGVLLAAFGFVLARWGAGADGPFALNTTLFDRPDEPELAHLVGDFTSTILVEIPEPDPRDADGFAAFAARVNRRFWTDMDHRAVAGVEATRDGGLTPVHPVVFTSGIGLSGRDEAPAAWIGDEVFGVSQTPQVALDHIVHDEGGRLRVAWDAVEGLLPDGFAAGMRDAHLRLLRLLATDDSAWTDPALGWDPSFLPAEPLDVRPFGDAGPLLDDPLRAAAAKAPGDAALLDASGREVTHGELAARADRIGAALAGHGVGPGDLVAVAFEKGVEQVAALLGVCASGAGYVPVEPGWPAERVAAVCAQAGIVHAVVPDASAGAWPDGVRLHALPSLESDATGTTPDRPRPDDLAYVIFTSGSTGRPKGVAIEHRAARTTIDDLVDRFPLHPDDRVLGLSAFSFDLSVHDVFGVMGAGAALVLPDADRQRDPGHWLDLLERHRVTVWNTAPALLEMLVEYTEIEPARARRALAPLRIVFLSGDWIPITLPDRVRALAPDALVVSLGGATEASIWSICHPIGEVDPDWPSIPYGRALRGQSFGILDERGRPVPVGTPGELHIGGDGLARGYVGDERQTAERFVTDPVLGRLYRTGDLGRWRTDGTIEFLGRLDRQVKIRGHRIELGEVESVLDRAPGVRHSVALSVPGPDGRPRLVAFVAGPDAPPDDRLADHLRERVPEYMVPSRFVRVDGFPVTANGKVDYQALPNPYRRPEAAPPVRASEAAPVREAESASPAPEDGLAALLRRAGQDGLEVTLRIGAGALPPARALAAAGLWSERLRAAAAGDGLALAERLTPDALIELAATDEAPAPPPPVAPAPPATNPDTERVIADVLGELLEGVHIDPTTPFFQLGATSLVLVRAHGRLHELLAPDLAVVDMFAHPTVRRLAAYIAARHHETPAPPDVPAPPDVPAPPDVPAPRDVPSDRAAARLRARRASEGVAR